From one Bacteroides eggerthii genomic stretch:
- a CDS encoding tetratricopeptide repeat protein: protein MKKKIFLLFTLCLLAQWSVAQAPKWVEKAKRAVFSVVTYGENDKILNTGNGFFVTEDGIALSDYSLFKGAQRAVVVNSAGVQMPVVSILGANDMYDVIKFRVDISAKKVPALNLAAVSPAVGANVYILPYSTQKDRSYTAGQVKAADKFSEKYYYYTLNLSLKDKMVSCPVMTEEGEVFALAQKSSGADTATICYAVDANFAMAQSVSAFSFGDMTLKNIGIKKALPDTEEEALVFLFMVSSQVSQDEYAQLLDDFIAEYPNSADGYMRRATNQMYRSKDDASMEKVEADMDKALGVAQKKDDVYYNRAKLIYNYMLSNPEKPYKDWSYDRAADEIRKAIALQELPVYVQVEGDILFAKQDYPAALACYEKVNQSDLASAATFFSAAKTKELMKAPAEEVLALMDSCMTHFNEPYTEEAAPYLLERAQARMNANQARAAMLDYDAYYKTVNGKVNDVFYYYREQAALKAKQFQRALNDLEKAIELNPKDLTYRAELAVVNIRVGRNEEALKILQDALAIDPKYAEAYRLMGIAQLQMKKKQEACQSFAKAKDLGDPNVDELIEKHCK from the coding sequence ATGAAAAAGAAGATTTTCCTGCTTTTCACTCTGTGCCTTTTAGCGCAGTGGAGTGTAGCACAAGCCCCCAAATGGGTGGAGAAAGCTAAGCGTGCCGTATTCTCGGTGGTTACTTATGGAGAGAATGACAAGATTTTGAATACCGGTAACGGATTCTTCGTAACGGAAGATGGCATTGCCTTGTCCGATTATTCCTTGTTTAAGGGAGCACAGCGGGCGGTAGTGGTGAATTCGGCGGGCGTACAGATGCCGGTAGTCTCTATTCTGGGTGCAAATGATATGTACGATGTCATTAAGTTTCGCGTAGACATATCAGCCAAGAAAGTGCCTGCGCTAAATTTGGCAGCCGTATCTCCGGCAGTGGGTGCTAATGTATATATCTTGCCTTATTCAACCCAGAAAGACCGTTCCTATACAGCCGGTCAGGTGAAGGCTGCGGATAAGTTTTCTGAGAAATATTATTACTATACGCTCAACTTGAGTCTGAAAGATAAGATGGTGAGCTGTCCTGTTATGACCGAAGAAGGAGAAGTTTTTGCTCTTGCACAGAAATCATCCGGCGCTGATACCGCTACGATTTGTTATGCGGTTGATGCCAACTTTGCAATGGCTCAAAGCGTATCGGCATTCTCTTTCGGAGATATGACCTTAAAGAATATCGGCATCAAAAAAGCATTACCTGATACGGAAGAAGAAGCGTTGGTGTTCCTTTTCATGGTTTCCTCGCAAGTTAGTCAGGATGAGTATGCCCAGCTGTTGGATGATTTTATTGCCGAATATCCCAATAGCGCAGACGGCTATATGAGGCGTGCCACTAATCAGATGTACCGGTCCAAAGACGATGCTTCGATGGAAAAAGTAGAGGCCGATATGGATAAGGCGCTGGGTGTGGCCCAGAAGAAAGACGATGTGTATTACAATCGTGCCAAATTGATATATAACTACATGCTGAGCAATCCGGAGAAGCCTTATAAGGACTGGTCTTACGACAGGGCAGCAGATGAAATCAGAAAAGCGATTGCTCTTCAAGAACTCCCGGTGTATGTGCAGGTAGAGGGTGACATTTTGTTTGCAAAGCAAGATTATCCGGCAGCGCTGGCCTGTTACGAAAAGGTCAACCAATCTGATTTGGCATCGGCAGCGACTTTCTTTAGCGCAGCCAAGACTAAAGAGCTGATGAAAGCACCTGCCGAGGAAGTTTTGGCACTCATGGATAGTTGTATGACACATTTCAATGAGCCGTATACGGAAGAAGCTGCTCCTTATCTGTTGGAACGTGCTCAGGCACGTATGAATGCAAATCAGGCGCGTGCCGCGATGCTCGACTATGATGCATATTATAAAACGGTGAACGGTAAGGTAAATGATGTGTTCTATTATTATCGTGAACAGGCTGCTTTGAAAGCCAAGCAATTCCAGCGTGCACTGAATGATTTGGAGAAAGCCATTGAGTTGAACCCGAAAGATTTGACTTATCGTGCTGAACTTGCTGTTGTCAATATTCGTGTTGGACGCAATGAAGAAGCCTTGAAAATATTGCAGGATGCTTTGGCAATCGATCCTAAATATGCCGAGGCCTATCGTCTTATGGGAATTGCACAGTTACAGATGAAGAAGAAACAGGAAGCGTGCCAGAGCTTTGCCAAGGCAAAGGATTTGGGTGATCCGAATGTGGATGAGCTGATTGAGAAACACTGTAAATAG
- a CDS encoding RidA family protein, translating to MKKVICSQKAPGAIGPYSQAIEANGMVFVSGQLPIDAATGVMAEGAEAQARQSLENVKHILEEAGLSMANIVKTTVFLADMSLFADMNKVYATYFDGAFPARSAVAVKALPKDALVEIECIAVR from the coding sequence ATGAAGAAAGTGATTTGTAGCCAAAAGGCTCCGGGCGCAATAGGCCCTTACAGCCAAGCGATTGAAGCGAATGGAATGGTTTTTGTCTCAGGTCAGCTACCTATTGATGCAGCTACCGGAGTAATGGCGGAGGGAGCAGAGGCACAGGCCCGCCAATCGTTGGAGAATGTAAAGCACATCCTGGAAGAAGCAGGATTGAGCATGGCGAATATCGTGAAGACTACCGTCTTTTTAGCGGATATGTCCTTGTTTGCCGATATGAACAAGGTGTATGCCACTTATTTTGACGGAGCCTTTCCGGCACGTTCGGCAGTTGCCGTAAAGGCACTACCGAAAGATGCCTTAGTGGAGATTGAGTGTATTGCGGTTCGCTAA
- a CDS encoding bifunctional folylpolyglutamate synthase/dihydrofolate synthase, with amino-acid sequence MNYQNTLTYLYNSVPMFQHVGGAAYKEGLENTQVLDKHFGHPHHSFRTIHVAGTNGKGSCSHTLAAILQEAGYRVGLYTSPHLVDFRERIRINGQPIPEKYVVDFVEKERDFFEPLHPSFFELTTAMAFRYFADEKVDVAVIEVGLGGRLDCTNIIHPDLCIITNISFDHVQFLGDTLAKIAGEKAGIIKAGIPVVIGETTPETKPVFLQKAAEEKAPIIFAEDTMKNDYPKMKTELQGLYQIKNTRTILAALPLLKEAGYRIDEQSIRSGFAHVCELTGLMGRWQKLQDAPTLICDTGHNVGGITYIVEQLKQQTYRQLHIIIGMVNDKDISGVLSLLPKDATYYFTKASVKRALPAEELCKLAAQNGLQGSCYPDVPAAVTAAQEKSHPEDFIFVGGSSFIVADLLANRNTLNLH; translated from the coding sequence ATGAACTATCAGAACACTTTAACTTACTTATATAACAGTGTGCCCATGTTCCAACACGTAGGCGGCGCGGCATACAAAGAGGGATTAGAAAACACGCAGGTACTGGACAAGCACTTCGGACATCCCCACCATTCATTCCGCACAATTCATGTGGCGGGCACTAACGGCAAAGGCTCTTGTTCGCATACGCTGGCCGCCATACTGCAAGAAGCCGGATATCGTGTGGGGCTTTATACTTCTCCTCATTTGGTAGATTTCCGCGAGCGCATCCGCATAAACGGACAGCCTATACCGGAAAAATATGTAGTGGATTTTGTAGAAAAAGAACGGGATTTCTTTGAACCGCTGCATCCTTCGTTCTTCGAACTGACTACCGCCATGGCATTTCGTTATTTTGCCGATGAAAAAGTGGATGTAGCCGTCATAGAAGTGGGATTGGGCGGCCGTTTGGACTGTACAAACATCATTCATCCGGATTTGTGCATCATTACTAATATCAGTTTTGACCACGTCCAGTTTTTGGGAGATACACTGGCGAAAATAGCAGGAGAAAAGGCCGGCATCATCAAAGCCGGTATTCCTGTTGTCATCGGAGAAACCACGCCCGAAACCAAACCGGTCTTCCTGCAAAAAGCGGCAGAAGAGAAAGCTCCGATCATTTTCGCAGAAGATACGATGAAAAATGATTATCCTAAGATGAAAACAGAGTTGCAAGGACTCTACCAGATAAAGAACACGCGCACTATCCTCGCCGCCTTGCCGCTGTTGAAAGAAGCCGGTTACCGGATAGACGAGCAAAGCATACGCAGCGGTTTTGCCCATGTCTGCGAACTGACAGGACTAATGGGACGATGGCAGAAACTGCAGGATGCCCCCACCCTGATATGCGACACCGGACACAACGTAGGCGGCATCACATACATTGTAGAGCAACTGAAACAACAGACTTATCGCCAACTTCATATTATAATAGGTATGGTGAACGACAAGGACATCAGCGGTGTGCTCTCCTTGCTTCCCAAAGATGCCACCTATTATTTCACCAAAGCCAGCGTGAAACGCGCCCTCCCAGCAGAAGAGCTATGCAAACTCGCCGCACAAAACGGACTGCAAGGAAGTTGCTATCCGGATGTTCCTGCCGCTGTGACTGCCGCACAAGAAAAAAGCCACCCGGAAGATTTCATCTTCGTAGGTGGCAGCAGCTTTATTGTAGCGGACTTATTAGCGAACCGCAATACACTCAATCTCCACTAA
- a CDS encoding PhoH family protein has protein sequence MGAKKNFVIDTNVILHDYNCLKNFQENDIYLPIVVLEELDKFKKGNEQINFNAREFVRELDMITDDNLFTKGAPLGEGLGRLFVVAGSIDSSRVHNSFPERIPDHQILSVVDWLTEKKPKMKSILVTKDVNLRMKARSIGLLCEDYINDKVINVDIFEKSNEVFEGVDPTLIDRIYSSKEGLDISEFDFKDIIHPNECFVLKSDRSSVLARYNPFTHSVCRVNKTKNYGIEPRNAEQSFAFEVLNDPNIKLVALTGKAGTGKTLLALAAALGKLTDYKQILLARPIVALSNKDLGFLPGDANEKVAPYMQPLFDNLNVIKHQFASNSSEVKRLEDMQKSDQLVIEALAFIRGRSLSETYCIIDEAQNLTPHEIKTIITRAGEGTKMVFTGDIQQIDQPYLDSQSNGLVYMIDRMRDQNLFAHVNLVKGERSQLSELASNLM, from the coding sequence ATGGGAGCTAAAAAAAATTTTGTGATTGATACCAATGTTATCCTTCACGACTATAATTGTTTGAAGAACTTTCAAGAGAATGACATTTATCTTCCCATTGTAGTACTTGAGGAACTTGATAAATTCAAGAAAGGAAACGAACAGATAAATTTCAATGCTCGTGAGTTTGTTCGGGAACTTGACATGATCACCGATGACAACCTCTTTACTAAAGGTGCTCCGTTGGGTGAAGGTTTAGGACGTTTGTTTGTGGTTGCCGGTTCGATAGATTCATCGCGTGTGCACAACTCTTTCCCGGAACGGATTCCCGATCATCAGATACTGTCCGTCGTTGACTGGCTGACGGAGAAGAAACCGAAAATGAAATCCATTCTTGTCACCAAAGACGTCAATCTTCGCATGAAAGCACGTTCTATCGGGTTGCTGTGTGAGGATTATATCAATGATAAGGTAATAAATGTAGATATATTTGAAAAATCGAACGAGGTGTTCGAAGGTGTCGACCCCACTTTGATCGATCGTATCTATTCCTCTAAAGAAGGATTGGATATTAGCGAATTCGATTTTAAAGATATTATTCATCCTAATGAATGTTTTGTATTGAAGAGCGATCGTAGCAGCGTACTTGCCCGTTACAATCCTTTTACCCATTCCGTTTGTCGCGTAAACAAGACGAAGAATTATGGTATTGAACCGCGCAATGCCGAACAGAGTTTTGCTTTTGAAGTGCTGAATGATCCGAATATCAAGTTGGTAGCTCTTACCGGCAAGGCGGGGACGGGTAAGACCCTGTTGGCATTGGCTGCAGCCTTAGGCAAACTGACGGATTATAAACAAATTTTGTTGGCACGTCCTATCGTTGCATTGTCCAATAAGGATCTCGGTTTTCTGCCGGGTGATGCCAATGAAAAGGTGGCTCCTTACATGCAACCTTTGTTTGATAATTTGAACGTAATCAAGCATCAGTTCGCTTCCAATTCGAGCGAGGTGAAACGTCTGGAAGATATGCAGAAAAGTGACCAGCTTGTTATTGAGGCTTTGGCATTTATTCGCGGACGTAGCCTGAGCGAGACTTATTGTATCATTGACGAGGCGCAAAACCTTACTCCTCACGAAATCAAAACCATTATAACGCGTGCCGGAGAGGGAACCAAGATGGTGTTTACGGGTGATATTCAGCAAATTGACCAACCTTATCTGGATAGCCAGTCCAACGGGCTTGTCTACATGATAGATCGCATGAGGGATCAGAATTTGTTTGCTCATGTCAATTTGGTGAAAGGGGAGCGTAGCCAGTTGAGTGAGTTAGCAAGTAACCTGATGTAA
- a CDS encoding polysaccharide biosynthesis protein — protein MKRNFFHRYLSAKVLPIWTVLLIDVLIIVVSSLLAYALRYDFRSLFSESSSIDVTIVCTVAVNLIFFRAFRTYSNVLRFSSFVDIMRIFVALTVSYALLLIASIVVKSFTNINVAPITVLFMSYIISFAMMACSRIVVKIFFEALNFDGSRSANVFIYGAKEAGVNIAKALRVSLRNHYRLRGFIADEPELINKVMMGVKVFPNDDTLIENLDDRDVHTIIISPAKMEALKHSDMADRLLAHNIKLMTAPPLSEWNNQFLDRTQLKEIQIEDLLQRNPIEIDIHKVASHLEGKRVMITGAAGSIGSEIMRQVASFNPYKLILVDQAETPLHDIRLELQDRWRDIDAETIIADISNVTRMEEIFRRYKPQYIFHAAAYKHVPMMEDNVSESIQVNVYGTRTVADLAVKYGAEKFVMISTDKAVNPTNVMGCSKRICEIYVHSLAKKLLAEGGHVTQFITTRFGNVLGSNGSVIPRFRDQIQRGGPVTVTHPEIIRYFMTIPEACRLVLEAGSMGNGGEIYIFDMGKPVRIVDLAKRMISLSGRTDVKIEFTGLRHGEKLYEELLNVKELTKPTYHEKIMIATVREYDYDEVNERIQKLIDVSYTYDQMKIVAAMKDIVPEFVSKNSCFEVLDKKK, from the coding sequence ATGAAGCGAAACTTTTTTCATCGGTACCTTTCAGCAAAGGTATTACCGATATGGACTGTTCTATTGATAGATGTCCTTATTATTGTTGTATCCAGTTTGCTGGCTTATGCACTGCGATATGATTTTCGGAGTCTTTTTTCGGAGTCGTCGTCCATAGACGTAACGATTGTATGTACAGTAGCCGTAAACCTGATATTTTTCAGGGCATTCCGTACATACTCTAATGTCCTTCGCTTTTCATCGTTTGTAGATATCATGCGCATCTTCGTGGCACTGACTGTGTCGTATGCATTGCTGCTGATAGCGAGTATAGTGGTGAAAAGCTTCACAAACATAAATGTGGCTCCCATAACGGTGCTGTTCATGTCCTATATCATCAGTTTTGCCATGATGGCATGTTCCCGCATTGTTGTGAAGATCTTCTTCGAAGCGTTGAATTTTGATGGTTCTCGCAGTGCCAATGTGTTTATTTATGGAGCCAAAGAGGCCGGAGTAAATATTGCAAAGGCATTGCGCGTCAGTCTTCGTAATCATTACCGCCTGCGCGGTTTCATAGCCGATGAACCGGAACTGATCAACAAGGTGATGATGGGGGTTAAGGTTTTCCCTAATGATGACACGTTGATTGAGAATCTGGATGACCGGGATGTGCATACCATTATCATTTCTCCTGCAAAAATGGAAGCGCTCAAACATTCTGATATGGCAGACCGCCTGTTGGCACATAACATAAAGCTGATGACGGCTCCTCCATTGAGCGAGTGGAACAATCAATTTCTGGATCGTACCCAGCTGAAAGAAATTCAAATAGAGGATTTGCTGCAACGTAATCCTATCGAAATTGATATTCACAAAGTTGCTTCTCATTTGGAAGGCAAGCGAGTGATGATTACAGGTGCTGCCGGGTCTATCGGTAGTGAGATTATGCGTCAGGTGGCTTCTTTCAATCCTTATAAACTGATTCTTGTGGACCAGGCTGAAACTCCTTTGCATGATATCCGTCTGGAGTTGCAAGACCGTTGGAGGGATATTGATGCCGAGACTATCATTGCCGATATTTCCAATGTGACGCGTATGGAGGAAATCTTCAGACGTTACAAGCCTCAGTACATTTTCCATGCGGCAGCTTACAAGCATGTGCCGATGATGGAGGACAATGTGTCCGAGTCTATTCAGGTAAATGTTTACGGTACGAGAACGGTTGCCGACTTGGCTGTGAAGTATGGTGCGGAGAAGTTTGTGATGATTTCTACGGATAAGGCAGTGAATCCTACTAATGTGATGGGATGCTCCAAGCGTATTTGTGAGATATATGTGCACTCACTGGCAAAGAAATTGCTGGCAGAGGGCGGACATGTCACTCAGTTCATCACTACGCGTTTTGGTAATGTGCTGGGTTCGAATGGTTCGGTGATTCCTCGTTTCCGCGATCAGATACAGCGTGGAGGCCCTGTGACTGTGACGCATCCTGAAATTATACGCTATTTTATGACTATCCCCGAAGCCTGTCGTTTGGTGCTTGAAGCCGGAAGCATGGGAAATGGGGGAGAGATCTATATTTTCGATATGGGTAAGCCGGTGCGTATTGTGGACTTGGCCAAGCGAATGATCAGCCTTTCCGGGCGTACGGATGTCAAGATAGAATTTACGGGTTTGCGTCATGGTGAGAAGTTGTACGAGGAGTTGCTGAATGTCAAAGAACTTACTAAGCCCACTTATCATGAAAAAATTATGATTGCTACTGTGCGCGAGTACGACTATGATGAAGTGAATGAGCGTATCCAGAAGTTGATTGATGTCAGCTATACTTATGATCAGATGAAAATCGTAGCTGCCATGAAGGATATCGTTCCCGAATTTGTCAGCAAGAATTCTTGTTTTGAAGTGTTGGATAAGAAGAAATGA
- a CDS encoding dihydroorotate dehydrogenase-like protein — translation MATLETTFAGLKLRNPIIISSSGLTDSAAKNQKLYEAGAGAIVLKSLFEEQIMMEADWLGDPNMYPEGSDYLVGYIREHKLGEYLNLIKESKKVCDIPIIASINCYQDADWIEFAKKIEEAGADALEVNILALQTDVQYTYGAFEQRHIDILSHIKKTVNIPVIMKLGDNLTNPIALIDQLYANGAAAVVMFNRFYQPDIDIEKMAQSAGNVFSTDADLSKSLRWIGIASAAVNKLDYAASGGIHAPEGVVKAILAGASAVELCSALYLNSYAVISEYTRFLNTWMDRKGMENINQFKGMLNVSDLNGVNTFERTQFLKYFSSHK, via the coding sequence ATGGCAACATTAGAAACTACTTTTGCAGGGTTGAAACTTAGAAATCCGATTATTATCAGCAGTTCCGGACTTACTGACAGTGCAGCCAAGAATCAGAAGCTTTATGAAGCCGGTGCAGGCGCTATCGTACTCAAGTCTCTTTTTGAGGAACAAATCATGATGGAAGCCGACTGGCTGGGAGATCCTAATATGTACCCGGAAGGAAGCGATTATCTGGTGGGATATATACGCGAGCACAAATTAGGTGAATATTTGAATTTAATCAAAGAGAGCAAGAAAGTTTGTGACATTCCTATCATTGCCAGTATCAACTGCTATCAGGATGCTGATTGGATTGAATTTGCCAAAAAGATAGAAGAAGCCGGCGCAGACGCTTTGGAGGTCAATATCCTTGCTTTGCAAACCGATGTACAATACACATACGGTGCTTTTGAGCAACGCCACATCGACATCCTGAGCCACATCAAAAAAACAGTAAACATCCCTGTTATCATGAAATTGGGAGACAACCTTACCAATCCGATAGCTCTTATCGACCAGCTTTATGCCAACGGGGCAGCGGCAGTGGTAATGTTCAACCGTTTCTACCAACCGGACATTGATATTGAAAAAATGGCCCAAAGCGCCGGAAACGTATTCAGTACAGATGCAGACTTGTCCAAGTCTTTACGCTGGATAGGCATTGCCTCCGCAGCAGTCAACAAGCTGGACTATGCAGCATCGGGCGGCATACATGCTCCCGAAGGAGTAGTGAAAGCTATCCTGGCAGGTGCTTCGGCAGTAGAACTATGCAGCGCACTCTATCTGAATTCCTATGCTGTCATTAGTGAATACACCCGCTTCCTGAACACATGGATGGACCGCAAAGGAATGGAAAATATCAATCAGTTCAAAGGCATGCTGAATGTCAGCGACCTGAATGGTGTAAATACATTCGAACGTACACAATTCCTGAAATACTTTTCATCACACAAATAA
- a CDS encoding YggS family pyridoxal phosphate-dependent enzyme has protein sequence MSIAENIKKVLDELPQGVQLVAVSKFHPNEAIEEAYSAGQRVFGESKVQEMTAKYESLPKDIEWHFIGHLQTNKIKYIIPYVALIHGVDSYKLLTEINKQAAKAERTVNCLLQLHIAQEETKFGFSFDECREMLAANEWKQLKNIRICGLMGMATNTDNTEQIKAEFCSLSSFFQEVKATWFADAEWFRELSMGMSHDYHEAIAAGSTLVRVGSKIFGERIY, from the coding sequence ATGAGTATTGCAGAAAACATTAAAAAAGTGCTGGACGAGTTGCCTCAAGGAGTGCAACTGGTAGCTGTTTCCAAGTTTCATCCCAACGAAGCGATAGAAGAAGCTTACAGCGCAGGGCAACGTGTGTTCGGAGAAAGCAAAGTACAGGAGATGACTGCCAAATACGAAAGCTTGCCGAAAGACATCGAATGGCATTTCATCGGACATCTGCAAACTAACAAAATCAAATATATCATACCCTATGTAGCACTGATTCATGGCGTAGATTCCTATAAATTACTCACCGAAATCAATAAACAGGCAGCCAAGGCAGAGCGTACCGTAAACTGCCTGCTGCAACTGCACATCGCACAGGAAGAGACGAAATTCGGTTTCAGCTTCGACGAATGTCGGGAAATGCTTGCTGCCAATGAGTGGAAACAGCTTAAGAACATCCGGATATGCGGCTTGATGGGCATGGCAACAAACACAGATAATACCGAACAAATCAAAGCCGAGTTTTGTTCATTAAGTAGCTTCTTTCAAGAAGTAAAAGCCACATGGTTCGCTGATGCGGAATGGTTCCGGGAGTTGTCTATGGGAATGTCACACGATTATCACGAAGCAATCGCCGCGGGCAGTACTTTAGTTCGTGTAGGAAGTAAAATATTTGGAGAAAGAATATATTAA